The following coding sequences are from one Peromyscus eremicus chromosome X, PerEre_H2_v1, whole genome shotgun sequence window:
- the LOC131899252 gene encoding melanoma-associated antigen B2-like yields the protein MPRGQKSKARAREKRRQTKTRSKELQDTQTMIPEKRESSPSSAHASGDAVPSASSNIFSKLFQELPSATAFSICIAHSSGKSAKSRQKKTANSSRAQHSSKSPRKDLLTRKTEMLMEYMLTKYKQKEPLLREEMLNAVNKRFKEQFPEILKKASNRLDLVFGLELKEVQPNGQSYELVSKLDFQDDGSRSSELGLPNRGILIPLLGVIYLNGYCAPEEEVWNFLDMLGIHDGVPHLIFGDIRKLITEDLVQEKYLEYHQVPESDPPCYQFLWGPKAYAETSQVKVMEFLVNISETGSSTYPSNYESALMEQDRAHAEGPTQKSTTCKTKRRSKTKSSLPTC from the coding sequence ATGCCCAGGGGACAAAAGAGTAAGGCCCGGGCTCGTGAGAAACGCCGCCAGACCAAAACAAGGTCCAAAGAGCTCCAGGATACTCAGACCATGATACCAGAGAAAAGAGAGTCATCCCCTTCCTCTGCTCATGCCTCTGGAGATGCGGTCCCAAGTGCCTCTTCCAATATCTTTTCCAAGTTGTTTCAAGAATTGCCTAGTGCCACCGCTTTCAGTATCTGCATTGCCCACAGCTCTGGTAAAAGTGCCAAGAGCCGACAGAAGAAAACCGCCAACTCCTCTAGGGCCCAGCACTCCAGTAAGAGCCCACGGAAGGATCTTCTAACACGGAAGACAGAGATGCTGATGGAGTACATGCTCACCAAGTACAAACAGAAAGAGCCCCTGCTAAGAGAAGAAATGCTGAACGCAGTCAACAAACGTTTCAAGGAGCAGTTCCCTGAGATCCTCAAGAAAGCGTCCAACCGCTTGGATCTGGTTTTTGGCCTAGAGTTGAAAGAAGTCCAGCCCAATGGTCAATCCTATGAACTTGTCAGCAAGCTAGATTTCCAGGATGATGGAAGTAGGAGCAGTGAGCTGGGTCTTCCCAACAGGGGCATTCTGATCCCTCTCCTAGGTGTGATCTACTTAAATGGCTACTGTGCCCCAGAGGAGGAGGTGTGGAACTTCCTAGATATGTTAGGAATCCATGATGGGGTCCCACACCTCATCTTTGGGGATATTAGAAAGCTCATCACTGAAGATCTAGTGCAGGAAAAGTACCTGGAATACCATCAGGTTCCTGAAAGTGATCCTCCATGCTATCagttcctgtggggtccaaaagCCTATGCTGAAACCAGCCAGGTAAAGGTGATGGAGTTTTTGGTCAATATCAGTGAAACTGGCTCCTCTACCTACCCATCCAATTATGAATCAGCTTTGATGGAACAAGATAGAGCTCATGCTGAAGGTCCAACCCAGAAAAGCACTACATGCAAGACTAAGAGACGTTCTAAAACCAAGTCCAGCCTTCCTACCTGCTAA